The following coding sequences are from one Sphaeramia orbicularis chromosome 11, fSphaOr1.1, whole genome shotgun sequence window:
- the txlna gene encoding alpha-taxilin produces the protein MKKQDTEESVTPGGEDAPPAAGGTESPAAAKDSLDSNSPKESETHTPQTQTPPQAEEAASEVAEAALSQCDMAEELSRQLEDILSTYCRESISDDGSTVPNGQSHIPELNGLVNEKEDDKPEDSKVNGGDSRVEKEQKKTQEKKKVKGLGKEITLLMQTLNTLSTPEEKLAGLCKKYAELLEEHRNTQKQMRVLQKKQNQLVQEKDNLRNEHSKAILARSKLESLCRELQRHNRTLKEEGMQRTRLEEEKRKEVTSHFQVTLNDIQAQMEQHNERNASLRQENTELAEKLKKLYEQYKLREEHIDKVVKHKDLQQQLVDAKLHQAQELLKESEERHDREKDFLLKEAVESQRMCELMKQQEVHLKQQLSLYTEKFEEFQTTLSKSNEVFTTFKQEMEKMTKKIKKLEKETAMYRSRWESSNKALLEMAEEKAVRDRDFEALQGKVQRLEKLRRALKVERNELNKKVQNLSGQPVGGPGGPGSDPGTDSPSPPPTDSLLEPNLEPSSLPDTGSCSQSCHCDQEVDTDTLLQEENAQE, from the exons ATGAAAAAACAGGATACGGAAGAGTCGGTGACGCCAGGCGGTGAGGATGCTCCACCTGCCGCAGGAGGGACTGAGTCACCCGCAGCTGCTAAAGACAGTTTGGACAGCAACAGCCCCAAAGAGTCTGAGACACACAccccacagacacaaacacctcCACAAGCTGAGGAAGCCGCCAGTGAAG TTGCAGAGGCAGCATTGTCTCAGTGTGACATGGCAGAGGAGCTCAGTCGGCAGCTGGAGGACATCCTCAGCACCTACTGCAGAGAGAGCATATCAGATGACGGCAGCACAGTGCCCAACGGACAGTCCCACATCCCAGAGCTCAACGGACTGGTTAATGAGAAAGAGGACGACAAGCCGGAGGACAGTAAAGTGAACGGAGGTGACAGCAGGGTGGAAAAAGAGCAGAAGAAGACTCAGGAGAAAAAGAAAGTGAAAGGACTGG GCAAAGAAATCACACTTCTCATGCAAACTCTGAACACACTAAGCACGCCAGAGGAAAAACTGGCAGGTCTATGTAAGAAGTACGCAGAGCTG TTGGAGGAGCATCGTAACACACAGAAGCAGATGAGGGTGCTACAGAAGAAGCAGAATCAGCTGGTCCAAGAGAAGGACAACCTGAGGAATGAACACAGCAAGGCCATCCTGGCCCGCAGCAAACTGGAGAGTCTATGCAGAGAGCTGCAGAGACACAACCGCACACTCAAG GAAGAAGGGATGCAAAGAACTCGActggaggaggagaaaaggaagGAGGTGACCTCCCATTTCCAAGTGACGCTGAATGATATCCAGGCTCAGATGGAGCAGCACAACGAAAGAAACGCTAGCCTTCGACAGGAGAACACTGAACTGGCTGAGAAACTCAAGAAGCTCTATGAACAGTACAAACTAAGAGAGGAG CACATAGACAAAGTGGTAAAGCACAAAGACCTTCAGCAGCAGCTGGTGGACGCCAAACTGCACCAGGCTCAGGAGCTTCTCAAAGAGTCTGAGGAACGACATGACAGAGAGAAAGACTTT CTACTCAAAGAGGCAGTGGAGTCGCAAAGGATGTGTGAGCTGATGAAGCAGCAGGAAGTTCACCTCAAACAGCAG CTGTCACTGTACACAGAAAAGTTTGAAGAGTTTCAGACCACATTATCTAAAAGCAACGAGGTCTTCACCACTTTCAAACAGGAGATGGAGAAG ATGACTAAGAAGATAAAAAAACTGGAGAAGGAGACAGCCATGTATCGCTCGAGGTGGGAGAGCAGCAACAAGGCTCTGCTGGAGATGGCTGAGGAG AAAGCAGTACGGGACCGGGACTTCGAGGCACTTCAGGGTAAAGTCCAGCGGCTCGAAAAGCTGCGACGGGCACTAAAGGTGGAACGCAACGAGCTCAATAAAAAGGTTCAGAACCTGAGCGGGCAGCCCGTTGGAGGCCCAGGAGGACCCGGCTCTGACCCAGGGACTGACTCCCCCTCACCGCCACCCACAGACTCTCTGCTGGAGCCAAACCTGGAGCCCAGCAGCCTCCCCGACACTGGCTCCTGCTCCCAGTCCTGCCACTGTGACCAGGAAGTTGACACGGACACCCTACTACAGGAGGAAAACGCCCAGGAATGA